In Spirosoma pollinicola, the genomic window GTCGGCCATCCATTCCTACACCTTAATCATAAGGCCACGCACTGGCTGTTACAGGCATCGGTGGTCGGGCTGGGCTTCGGCATGAACGTACATAGTGCAGTGCAGGCGGGGAAAGAAGGCGTACTGTTTACGGTCGTGTCCATCGCCGGGACGCTGACGGTGGGTATTCTGTTGGGTAAATGGCTGAAGATCGACCGGGTAACGGCCCACCTCATTGCAGCTGGTACGGCCATCTGCGGAGGGAGCGCCATTGCCGCCCTTTCGCCCGTGATGAAGGCCGAAGAAAAGCAACTGTCCGTCTCCCTCGGTACCATTTTTATCCTGAACTCCGTCGCGCTGATCGTCTTTCCGCTCATTGGCCAATGGCTGCACCTGACTCCATCGCAGTTTGGGTTGTGGTGCGCGCTGGCCATTCACGATACCAGCTCGGTGGTGGGCGCGGCCGCTAAGTTTGGCCCCGAGGCCCTGCAATTGGCCACCACTGTGAAACTGGCCCGTGCCCTCTGGATCATTCCGGTTGCTCTCGGCACGGCGGCTCTGTTTCGGACGGGAAACGGTAAAATCAGCATTCCCTATTTCATTGGCCTGTTTATCCTGGCCATGATCGCTCACACGTATCTACCCGCTATTGAGCCACTTGCCGGGATACTGGTCAAACTGGCACACATTGGCCTGACGCTGACGCTGTTTCTGATTGGGGCCGGGCTATCGGGTAAGGTTATCCGCGCGGTGGGCTGGAAACCCATGGTGCAGGGCGTCGTTTTATGGATACTGATCTCTACAGTATCGCTCTATGCTATCCTGCACGTATAGTTCAATTAACTAAACAAAATCACCTTTACTGACATTTTTGATCCCATGAAAAACGACGCAGCCAATTTCTTCGACCGGCGGGGTTTCCTGAAAGCCGGTTCGCTCACGACCCTGACCGCCCTGCTGGGCACCAACATCGTCTTTGCCGACCGGCTCCCTAAACAGTACCTGCCGGTAGCGTTTGACATTGACCCATTGGCGACTAAAAACAAGAACTTAGTCGTGCTGAACGACAAGCCCTGGAACGTGGAAACCCCGGCTTACCTGCTCGACGATGCCGTGACACCCGCCGACAAGATGTTTATCCGCAACAACGGCCTGATTCCTGAAAACATCGACGTAGCCAACTGGATACTGACCATCAACGGCGAATCGGTAAATGCCCCAAAAACATACACCCTTAATGACCTTAAAACCAAATTCAAGCCCTACACCTACCAACTGGTGGTCGAGTGTGGCGGCAATGGCCGGGCGGGTTTCTTCCCCAAAACGGCGGGTAATCAGTGGGCTGAAGGCGGGGTAAGCTGCGCCGAATGGACCGGTATCCGGCTCAAAGATTTGCTGGCCGATGTCGGTTTGAAAGACAACGCCGTGTATATCGGCTACTACGGTAAAGACCTGCACCTAAGCCGCGACCCGAAACAGCCGGTCATCTCGCGGGGTGTTCCCATCGCCAAAGCCCTCGAAGACGAAACGATCATTGCCTGGGCCATGAACGGGGAGGCTATTCCGCTGGTCCATGGCTACCCGCTAAGGCTGGTCATTGGCGGCTGGCCCGCGTCGGTGTCGGGGAAGTGGCTGCACACGATTGCCATTCGCGATAAAGTCCACGACGGGGCCAAAATGACGGGTAAAAGTTACCGCATCCCTATTCATCCGGTGGTGCCGGGTGTCGATCCGCCGGAGGGCGACTTCAAAATCATCGAGTCGATGCCGGTGAAGTCAGTCATTACCTCGCCTAAAACGGGGCTGGAACTGCCAATAGGCCAAACACTATCGTTACGCGGTCATGCCTGGGCGGGCGACCGCACGGTGAAGGACCTACACGTCTCAATCGATTTTGGTCAGACCTGGCAGAAAGCGGACTTGAAAGCCCCAAAAAACCGGCTGGCCTGGCAACACTGGACCGCCGAGGTACAAATGCCCATTCAGGGGTATTACGAGGTCTGGGCGCGGGCCACCGACGAGGTGGGCGTGGCGCAGCCGATGGTGATGCCCCAATGGAACCCCGAAGGCTACATCAACAATGCCTGTCACCGGATTGCCGTGAAGGTTGTTTAGGAAAGAACAGAACGAACAGGAACAAAAAAATGATGAACGAGAAACAGAGATTGACCAAGTACAGATGGTTGGTGAGCAGCCTGTGTGTCTGGCTGTTATGCGCCTGGGTCGCCCAGCAGCCGGTTCCCGCCAAAAAGGCGCCCGTGAAGGCAGCAACCTCACCGGCAGCGCACCGTTCGGCGACGACGAAAAAAGTGATAAAAGGTACGCCCGTCGCAACAATACCAGGGGCGACTACGACGATCAACGCGGATGGGGTTCATGTCGATACCGAGTCGGGGCTGACTCTGGACGAAACCATGCCCCTTGTGAAGGGGCAATGCACGGTCTGCCATTCAAGTAAGCTGATTCTGCAAAGCCATTTCGACCAGGAAAAATGGATTGAGCGTATTCGCTGGATGCAGCGTACTCAGAAGCTGTGGGATTTGGGGGATACGGAAAAGCCTATTCTGGCTTATCTGGCCAAATACTATGGCCCCATCAAAACGCCGTTTGATGGTCGTCGGTTGCCGCTCGAAGCGCCAAAATGGCATAAGGACACCGGGCAGTAAATGAAGTGATTATCGGCTTATAGTAAAACTCCATTTTCCTCAGGCAAAAAATAACTCATTTATCCTTTGTCAGGCCTCTGGTACAAGTTACGTCGCGTTTTCTCTACGCAACTTACCTATTTGTATCCGTACAGACTCCCCTCCTACTCAACCGGCCATTTTCGACCAATAAAAGGGTAGTTGATGTTATTTAATGAACTCGTAATTTTGGTATAAATGAATGGGTTGCAGCAATGTGAACTACCGCTAAACGCATCCACAAAAACGTCGGTTTCATTTTTGGACAAGACAATCAACTGTTTTGCCTAAAAAAGTCTTCCGTAGATTTAGAAATAGGAAGTACTTGATTGCTACTTGATAACGGTGCAAAAAAATATAAATTTAATGGCTGTTTAAACTTCATTCGCTGTCTATTCGGGTAAGAATATGCTTCATTTGGGCAATCTCTCGCTCCTGAGCCTTGATAATATCCTGAGCTAACTTTTTCACTTCCGGGTCCTTTAGATCGGCATTTTTACTAACCAGAATAGCAATTGAATGGTGAGGGATCATGGACTGCATAAACCGTTTATCGTCAATAAATACCTGATGGCGGACACAAAACAAGGCCGCAACAAACAAGGCAACACTCCCGCCAATAATGAACATATTAGTACGCTGATCCTGGTACATCGAGCGCATAAACAGTAACATGACCACGGCCATTACCGTAATCATCAGGGTGGTCATGTAAAGACGATTTGTACTTAAATAGAGGTGATCAACCTTTTCCGTATTCAAATACATCGTCAAATGCATAACCACAAACGATACTGCGAGCATCAGAAAGAATTTTCTGTAATGCCCCTTTTTCATATTGTCATGATTCATATTCTGGGATTCCATAGCGTTTTCAACGGTTAAAGACCATTGATGAAGAAACGTCAGCCAGGTTAAAACTGTTTTTAAAAGGCATTTGGCCGCAGTAGTTCGGCTTGGAGAAAGCTGACGGCTATCCGATTCTGAAAATAAGCAATCCCGCACCGCTGAGCGCGGTTCCCTCGCAACGGTGGACCGTGCAGGGACCAGCGACTGAACCGGCCATGGCAGTTATCAGTTTATCTCATCCTAGAATAAGTTAAGACCTCTTCTAGGTCACACGGCCCGCGCAATCTTCTCAAGTACTTGATGACTATCACCAAATCGGCATAGTGCATCGCAATGGGTGCGTAATTCCGACATCAGAATGTAGCGGATTGGGGTATTTGTCTGTCGAATGGAAGGACGGGTTAACTGCATCTCGACCTCTCTCCGGCGACTGTCGGGAACCACTAGGTACAACGTCGTGGCATGATCAGGTAACGAGCAGGTCAGGTCGGTCAGCCGTAGAATGCCGGAGTAGATCGATGTACTTTTTTCAACCTCGAAAGCGCAGATAATACGCCCTGTTGCTTTCTCTAACCATACGATATCAATCAGACTAATGGTTTGAGCCGTTTCCGGCGAGACGGGTAAGGCGGGCAGGTTTGGTAGACTCAGAAATGAAAACAAATGGCCATTGTATTGCCGGGAAATGTCATTCCGGGCGGTTACAACATCGTAACCCAATGCGCGTCCAATCGTCAACAGATGGTACTGCATTTCACTATGCGTTTGTTCTTCCCGTTGTTCATCAACAACTGCTTTATGCCGTTTTGATAATTGCTTTTCCAGTTTATCGCGTTCAATAAGGGGCTGATCGGATAAGCCCGGTACTAATACGTTTCCCGCTCCAATCTCAAACAATAATCCTGACAAAGCGCCCAAATCGTTTGATAAAACGTGCCGATATTCGGTATTCACCGATAGCATCTTTTCCCGAATGGCCAAATATTCGGGCCAGGAACCGAGCTTACGCCGTTCGTTGAAGAGCCGGTTATAGCCGTTGATAATCGCGGTATTGAAAGGCGGTACCCAAGTCGGATGCAGGAAATAAAGAATACTGGCAACGGCTGGTCCCAAGCCCTTAATTTTATAGGCATTAAGCCGGGTAATCTCATTCGTAATCGTTTCCGGTTTAGTCGCCTTCAGGCAGCATTCCAGGAACTGTCCAAAATACCGCTTGTGGTCCTGATTCTCATAAATGTCCGGGATACGTAGCTTCGGCTTCCAATAAAAAGGATGAGAAGCCCCCTCAAACACCTGCTTTTGTTCAGTAATGCAGTTTAGTACGAACTCTAACGAACTACCTTTAAAATCGTTGGGAAAAGAGCCATCCTTGATGTCACTGATGACCTGAAGGACGCCACGTCGAATTGATCGAAACGCTTTTAAACGGTCTTCGTTGTGCAGAAACCAGCTTTAGTACGTCAGATCAGAATTTTGTTTGTAATCTTCGATTAAGTGGGTTAAGGTATCTGTGGGCATAGATTAATGAGTTGGCAGTCAACTAAAAAGCTAAGTTGCTTAAAAGGAGCCTTAATCCCAACCGAGGAATCTAAAATTCTGTAACTCCACCGGGGAATCTTGTAAAAACCGAGCCTGTCCTCAAATAGTTAGTTGATTAAGTTGTTACGTTTTACTCAATTATATGAAAAATAATCTTTTAGGCCGTTTGGCCCTGATCGCTTTGCTGGCAATAGTCAGTACCGCCTGCAACAAAAATAATGACGGCATTACCCCACAAACGCATGACGCGAATGTGTATCAACAAATCATGCATGCGAATATGACGCAGATGAACGCCATGAAGATGACGGGTGACCCGGACCATGATTTTGCTATGATGATGTCGATGCACCACCAGGGGGCTATCGATATGGCCAATGAAGTGCTCAAAAGTGGGAATGATCCGATGATTAAGACAATGGCGCAAAATGTAGTATCCTCACAGACGAGTGAAAAGTCTCAGTTTACTCAGTTTCTCAGCAGTCATCAGGCAGTCGCTTCGGATGCAGGCAAGACATTTGATGCAATGGCTATGCAAGGCATGGATAAAATGATGAAAGCCCAGGATACCCGGTTCCTTTCCGGCAATTCTGATGTTGATTTCACCGCCTTAATGATCGACCACCATCAGAGCGCATTAGATATGGCTCAAATGGAATTGAATTACGGTAAGGTGGATTCTATGAAGCAGATGGCTCAGAAAATAATCGAGGAGCAGAAAACTGAGATTAGCCAATTTCAAGACTGGCTGATCAAGAACAAACCCTATTGAAAACAGCTAACGCTGATGTCATATTTGTGAAATAAGATAACAAAATAAGTATGAAAAAGAACAGACTTATGTTAGCTTTTACCCTAGTAACTATGCTGATGGTTCAGCCTATTCTGGCCCAGCAATCGACTAGTAATGCCATGATGAAATCAATGATGTCAGGCATGAACAAAATGATGGGTATGAAAATGACGGGAGACCCTGATCATGACTTTGCGATGATGCTCAAGATGCACCACCAATCAGCCGTCGATATGTCAGACCTGGAAATCAAGCAGGGAAAGAACGCTCAGGTAAAGGCAATGGCGACCAAGATCAAAGCCAGCAATCAGAAAGAGATTAAGGAATTGGATCAGTTTCTGAGCAGCCACAAACCCATGTCGTCTTCGTCAAAATTGGGACAAACCGGCATGGAAATTATGCACGGCGGCAAGCACTCGATGAATGGCAACGTGGACCATGACTATGCCAGTATGATGGCCCAGCACCATCAACAAGGTATTGATATGGCCCGTGCGTTCTTGAAAGAAGGTAAAACCTCATCAATGAAGACGCTAGCGAATAAAGTCATTAGTGAGCAAACCAAAGAGTTGGCTGATCTCAAGAAACAGGAAACCAGTTTGAAAGGGTAGGCTATTCTCCTCAATTGGTACGCTCAGCCTGATTAGTACAGGCTGGGCATTTTTGAATTTGATGATTATGTTTCCAAGTGGCTTTTGAAACGCCTATCGTTTGCTTATTTCAGGTTGTGTTGCATACCGCCCATGCCCTTCATGCCCCGCATCATGTTCATGACCATCACCCGGGTAAAGTGTAAGAGTGGTACAATACTTTCACCTGGAGCTATAAATACTTGTCTTAAAGCTATTTACAGTCAAGATTTTGGAGCTATCAAACCTGAATTACTCAAAACGTATACTGCTCCGGCAGCCACCGTGGCGCGGCCCGGTTCCTTTCAGAAAACTCGATAAATGAGCAGGTTTCGTGAAAACGCTCCGGCGTCCCGGTTGATTACGCGAACGGCAATATGAAACGTTTGTAGGGATCGAAAATATGAAATAATTTCATTTTCTATCCCTTTCAATTAATCGACCGTTAAAATGAAATTTTAGCCGTAACATATTGACTTATAATAGTTTAAGTGCTGTAGAATATATATTGTACCAGTTATTCTTTATACCCGGGTTATGGGCGATTCCTAATGGGTTGCCCGTGGTTGTAGGGATCGAATTGTAGAGACATACGACAGAGCATTGAATTTGGGGTAGATAATCCCGTAAATAATTGGCTAAGGCAGGTTAGTAGGGGGCGCCGTTTCACGGAACTAACTAGACTGCCGGTACGCCTATCAATCTATTTACGAAGATACAGCGTACATATAGCATTAAACGCTTGCGCTTGGTCATCATCTTGACAAACCAATATGGTTGGTTTCACTGCCTCTAGCAATATCCTTTGCTAGAGTCCATAAACGTTTCTTTTATGAATATGCACATCCCTCCCGTGGCCTTGACAGTACTATTGGCCCTGAGCTTATCCTTTTCCGCTTGTAAAAAGAGTGATGAAAATCCGGTTGTTGCTTCTACAACAACGCGTCTGACGACTAGCCTGAATGGTGCTAATGAAAAACCATCTTCCACGACCTCTCCGGCTACGGGTACGTTTGTTGGCGACTTAAACACGACGACCCGGATCCTTAGTTACACGGTCACCTACCAGGGTTTTCCCACCACCGATCCACCAACGGCAGGCCACCTGCATCGGGTCACCAATGCGGATGGTACCGGCCCAGTTGACATAAATTTCCCCAGTCCTTTACCAGCTTCACCCTTTATGGCGGTAACGGGTGTATTGGCGCAAAGCAAAGTAGATTCTCTTTTAGGAGGCAAGTACTACGCCAATATGCATACTAAGGTTTATCCCGGTGGAGCGATCTGGGGCGATGTCAGAAAGTAATAAAGCTGTACCGTTTTTGGCCTTACACTAGCTGCTTATTAAGTCCTATAAGGCCAATTACTTATGTTTAGGAATGGATAAATTCTCGAATTACTTACTATACAATCGGTAAGCGCCTGGTACCTGAGCCTGACTGGAAAGTCAGGCTCATTATTTCATAATGGAATTGGTAGGTAGTGCCTATTCTTTTAATGTATGAAAATCACTAAATATATCCACTCCTGCCTATTACTGGAAAAGGACGGGCAACAGCTCCTGTTCGATCCCGGCAAATTTTCCTTTATCGAGGGGTTGGTAAAACCCGAAACCTTCCGACACGTAGCGCAGGTGATCATTACCCATGACCATCCTGACCACCTGGACGTCGATATCCTCAAGCAGATTGTAAACCTGAGTGGTGCCCAGGTATTTTCGACGCAGGAAGTGGCCGATAAACTCCACCCGCAGGCAATACCTGTGCGGGTTATTGAGGAAGGAACCCTTCAACTCGGTCCGTTTACCCTACAAGCGATTCCGGTCCCTCATGAGCCCGTTTTGGACGATCACTTACCTAAGATGTTTGCCTTTATAATTGACAATCAGGTACTCAATCCAGCGGACTCGTTCTCGCCTATTTTGCTGAATTATAAGGGGATCGAGTTGCTGGTGCTGCCCGTCATGGCTCCGTTTCTGACCGAGCTCATGGTGGCCGATTTTGCTAAACAGATGCAACCGAAACAGATCCTGCCCGTTCACGATGGGTATGCCAAATCGTTCTTTCTCCAGCAGCGGTATGAAACATACGGGCCTTACGTTGAGAAATTAGGTATTCAGTTTCATTACCTGACCGAACCAGGACAGGCCGTTATACTATAGATCCCTAAAACCGCCGTCGTGAAACATAAACGGCCCTATTACTGCGGCAGTTTCTCCCGGAAGTAGCCATACAGCCACGTTCCCGCTAGGGCACTCAGCAGCGTAACGGCCACAAGGACATACCCACTGCCAATCTGAGCGAATAAGGGGCCTGGACAGGCACCGGTAATGGCCCAGCCCAAGCCAAAAATAAGCCCGCCATAGATCTGGCCTTTGTGAAAGACTTTAGGCGCAATATGAACCGGCTCGCCAGTCATCGTTTTGATACCGAATCGCTTAATGAGTTGTACAGATAGGAGCCCTACCACGACGGCACTGCCGATAACCCCGTACATATGAAACGAATCAAGCCGGAACATTTCCTGAATCCGGAACCAGGAAATGATTTCGGCTTTGACGAAGACAATGCCAAACAGCAGACCGACAATCAGGTACTTTAGATTGGCAAGCCCCGTTTCGGGTTTAGTTTTTGCCCCGGGCACTTCGTGGAGCAACCCTACCCCCGACTATTTTTTGGGTGCCCGCAGTACGTGGGAAATCGACATCTGGGGTAAACTTCACAACCGAAAAAAGCAGCTTATCTGCGACTACTCGCTTCTGAAAAGGGCCGTCATGCCGTTATAACTGCCTTAGTAGCAGAAATTGCCCGGCACTACTACGCGCTACTGGCCCTGGATGGTGAGCTGGAAATCCTTCAGAAAAACGTCGAGTATCAGCAGAATGCGCTGGCCCTGGTCCGCATCCAGAAAGAAGCGGGCCGGGTAACTGAACTGGCCGTTCAACAGTTCTCCGCCCAACTCCTGAATACCCGAAGCAGACAGGGTCAGGTTCGCCAGCAGATTGTCGAGAATGAGAATCAGTTGAACCGATTACTGGGTCGCTATCCGCAACCAATTGCGCGTGGCAACTCCCTTCAAGCTCGTGAACTACCCGGCCAGGTGCTGACGGGTATTCCTGCGCAAATGCTGGTTCGTAGACCCGACATCCGGCAAGCTGAACTTGATCTGCAAGCTGCTAATATTGACATTGATGTAGCCCGTGCCGAATTTCTGCCCAGTCTGAACCTGACGGCATACGTAGGACTGAACGCCTTCCGAACGGGCGTGCTGTTCAACCCGGCTTCCATTGCTGCGGGTTTGCTGGGTGGTTTGTCGGCACCCATCCTGAACCAGCGTTTTGTGAAAGCCAATTACCAGCAGTCGGTAGCGCAAAGCCGGGAATCTTTGTATCGCTATCAACAGAGCATCCTGACGGGTTTCAGTGAGGTAACCACCAGTTTGCGGGGTGTCGAGAATCACCGGTCGGTTGCTGATCTTCAGGCGCAGGAAGTAGCCGTTTTAGAGCAGGCCGTCTCGACATCGAACGATTTGTTTCGGGGTGGCTATGCGTCCTATCTGGAAGTAATCACCGCGCAACGGAGCGTGCTGGAAGCGGAACTGGCCCTGATTACCACCAAACAGTCTCAATTCTTAGCCCTGACAGATTTATACCGGGCATTGGGTGGCGGATGGGAATAGGGGATCGATTCGATAATCTTTTGGGATTGGATTATACATACCGTTCATAATCCGCCCATTCGTCAATATCGTTCAGTTCATCGAGTCGGACGAAGGTCAGGTTATGTTGCAAAACAGCCAGTTCCGTGAGCTGGCAAAGCTCCGGTTGACTCCAGGGCATATCCCGAAATAAAAACGGGCGAGGCCGATTCATCCCCAGTAAATAATATCCCCCATCGGTAGCCGGTCCAATCACTACGTCTACCGTATCGAGTACGTCAATTGCGCGGCTGATTTGATCGGGGGTAATGTCAAGACAGTCGCTGCCAATGATGATGACCTTTTTGGCGCCGGATGCAAACTGCTCCTGAAAGGCATTCAGCATCCGCTCACCCAGATCAATGCCTGTTTGCTGCTGTTTAGGATACCCGTTCCAGCCATCATCCGGGTTGATAAAATCACCGTAGTAAACGACGCACCCGGTTGCAAAGCCTTTGACAAGTTGTTGAGTATAGGCCAGCAGGTGCCTATACACCTCAACCGCTCTGGCATCTCCCACGGTGCGGGCAATCCGGGTTTTCACCTGACCCGGAATCGGATTTTTGACAAAGACAATAAGGCGGTTGGCGGTCATATTCCTGGTTAATAAATGCGTGGGGTTCAAACAGCGACTACCCGCCAAACGGTTAACTTGCAGAAAAAGTTAGGCCAACTACTCGATTTATCATGCTTGAACAAATTCAACAGGCAACCCAGTTTATTCAGTCAAAAACACAACGAACACCCCGGATTGGGATTATTCTGGGCACCGGCCTCGGCGCTCTGGCCAAAGAACTCATTATTGAAACAACGCTCTCCTACGAGACGATTCCACACTTTCCCCTATCGACGGTTGAGTTCCATTCGGGTAAGTTACTTCTGGGAACCCTGGAAGGCAAGCCGGTTGTGGTGATGCAGGGACGCTTTCATTATTATGAGGGTTATTCCATGCAGCAGGTCACCTTTCCGGTTCGGGTAATGCACGCGCTGGGCGTTCGAACATTGCTCGTGTCGAATGCCGCCGGGGGTATGAATCCGGATTTCCAAACGACCGATTTGATGGTCATCGAAGACCACATTAGCCTGCTGCTGCCCCAAAATCCACTGGTAGGCCCAAATCCGCCCGAATTCGGGGATCGGTTTCCGGATATGAGCGAACCCTACAGCAAATCCCTGATCGATCTGGCGTTTATACTCGCGGCCAACCTAGGGATTCCCCTCAAACGGGGTGTCTACGTCAGTGTTACGGGGCCGCAACTCGAAACAAGGGCCGAGTATCGAATGCTGCGCCAATGGGGAGCCGACGCCGTGGGCATGTCGACCGTACCGGAAGTTATTGTGGCCAATCAGATGGGGATGGCCGTTTTCGGTGCCTCGGTCATTACGGATATGTGTTTCCCCGATACGCTGGAAAAAGCCGACATCACCAAAATCATTGCGGCTGCGGGTACTGCCGAACCGAAGCTGACGGCCCTCATGAAAGCCCTGGTTGGTCAACTAAATGATTGATGCTCCGTAGTTGGTCCAGGCTGACGGTCAAAGGAAGGTGAATTGGTGGCAATAGAAGGCCATCCTTCAGCCGAATACACGATTCGATCCATGCACATTTTTCGCAAAAAAAAGTTAGTACCCGTAATGTAGCGATCAGTTGTATCAACGGCATGATAGATCAGCCAGTCAACGCCCGCTGCGTCTGGTAGTACACAAGCCTGGCCCGGTGAATCCCAGTGCTCATTGGGTTTCAGGATACTATGCGGTTCCGGAATGGGGGCAAAATCCCGGACTGGGTTCGTCGACCAGTATACACTGACCGCATAGCCATTCGTCGCCCACGTATTGTCGCCGGATATCCACAAAAAATACCGATCCCAGGCCGAAACATAGGTCACAAAAGCGCCTTCCCGTAAGGTTTCAAACGGAACGCCGGGCCGGGGCCAAAGTACGTCTGTAGGTGAGCCGATAAACGTTCGACCATCGGCGGCCAATTCAATGGCCCGGATGGGTTCATGCGCCGAACCGTAATATAGATAATGTCGACCCGTTTTGGGGTCCGCAAAAAAGCAGGGATCAATCATGGCATAGGAGCCGTTTGAGTCTGAGAGCGGTACGCCTATATCGACAAAGTTATCGGGCGTATCGGACAGGGCTAAAGCCAGGTGCATACCATCTTTAGCATCCGACTCGGCGGCATAATATAAGCGGTACTGGCCATTGACATAAACGACCTGCGGACACCAGAAACGCTCACACTTTCGCGCCCAGACTGGCTTAGCGACCAACGCTCCGGTTGGCTCCGACCAGTGAATTAAATCCGGCGAACGACGAAGCAGAATGTTGGCTTGAGTGGGCGAAAACTGGTCGTGGGTTGCATAGGCGTAGTAACCCTTCTGGTGGACGAAAAGTACCGACGGGTCCGGAAAATCGGTAGATACCAGTGGATTCTGATACGAAGTCTGCTCCATGTTCGAATTAGATTTAAAGGCAGCAAGCTGGACTAGTCTATGGATTCCAT contains:
- a CDS encoding YeiH family protein, encoding MNPTTTPRTPFLKHIDTLRSHTFTTRELIFGTALVLCLTPIMSSPLALLLGLLMAQFVGHPFLHLNHKATHWLLQASVVGLGFGMNVHSAVQAGKEGVLFTVVSIAGTLTVGILLGKWLKIDRVTAHLIAAGTAICGGSAIAALSPVMKAEEKQLSVSLGTIFILNSVALIVFPLIGQWLHLTPSQFGLWCALAIHDTSSVVGAAAKFGPEALQLATTVKLARALWIIPVALGTAALFRTGNGKISIPYFIGLFILAMIAHTYLPAIEPLAGILVKLAHIGLTLTLFLIGAGLSGKVIRAVGWKPMVQGVVLWILISTVSLYAILHV
- a CDS encoding sulfite oxidase, with the translated sequence MKNDAANFFDRRGFLKAGSLTTLTALLGTNIVFADRLPKQYLPVAFDIDPLATKNKNLVVLNDKPWNVETPAYLLDDAVTPADKMFIRNNGLIPENIDVANWILTINGESVNAPKTYTLNDLKTKFKPYTYQLVVECGGNGRAGFFPKTAGNQWAEGGVSCAEWTGIRLKDLLADVGLKDNAVYIGYYGKDLHLSRDPKQPVISRGVPIAKALEDETIIAWAMNGEAIPLVHGYPLRLVIGGWPASVSGKWLHTIAIRDKVHDGAKMTGKSYRIPIHPVVPGVDPPEGDFKIIESMPVKSVITSPKTGLELPIGQTLSLRGHAWAGDRTVKDLHVSIDFGQTWQKADLKAPKNRLAWQHWTAEVQMPIQGYYEVWARATDEVGVAQPMVMPQWNPEGYINNACHRIAVKVV
- a CDS encoding DUF305 domain-containing protein, with protein sequence MESQNMNHDNMKKGHYRKFFLMLAVSFVVMHLTMYLNTEKVDHLYLSTNRLYMTTLMITVMAVVMLLFMRSMYQDQRTNMFIIGGSVALFVAALFCVRHQVFIDDKRFMQSMIPHHSIAILVSKNADLKDPEVKKLAQDIIKAQEREIAQMKHILTRIDSE
- a CDS encoding DUF305 domain-containing protein, with the protein product MKNNLLGRLALIALLAIVSTACNKNNDGITPQTHDANVYQQIMHANMTQMNAMKMTGDPDHDFAMMMSMHHQGAIDMANEVLKSGNDPMIKTMAQNVVSSQTSEKSQFTQFLSSHQAVASDAGKTFDAMAMQGMDKMMKAQDTRFLSGNSDVDFTALMIDHHQSALDMAQMELNYGKVDSMKQMAQKIIEEQKTEISQFQDWLIKNKPY
- a CDS encoding DUF305 domain-containing protein, with the protein product MKKNRLMLAFTLVTMLMVQPILAQQSTSNAMMKSMMSGMNKMMGMKMTGDPDHDFAMMLKMHHQSAVDMSDLEIKQGKNAQVKAMATKIKASNQKEIKELDQFLSSHKPMSSSSKLGQTGMEIMHGGKHSMNGNVDHDYASMMAQHHQQGIDMARAFLKEGKTSSMKTLANKVISEQTKELADLKKQETSLKG
- a CDS encoding CHRD domain-containing protein — translated: MNMHIPPVALTVLLALSLSFSACKKSDENPVVASTTTRLTTSLNGANEKPSSTTSPATGTFVGDLNTTTRILSYTVTYQGFPTTDPPTAGHLHRVTNADGTGPVDINFPSPLPASPFMAVTGVLAQSKVDSLLGGKYYANMHTKVYPGGAIWGDVRK
- a CDS encoding MBL fold metallo-hydrolase, producing the protein MKITKYIHSCLLLEKDGQQLLFDPGKFSFIEGLVKPETFRHVAQVIITHDHPDHLDVDILKQIVNLSGAQVFSTQEVADKLHPQAIPVRVIEEGTLQLGPFTLQAIPVPHEPVLDDHLPKMFAFIIDNQVLNPADSFSPILLNYKGIELLVLPVMAPFLTELMVADFAKQMQPKQILPVHDGYAKSFFLQQRYETYGPYVEKLGIQFHYLTEPGQAVIL
- a CDS encoding DUF6691 family protein, with product MPGAKTKPETGLANLKYLIVGLLFGIVFVKAEIISWFRIQEMFRLDSFHMYGVIGSAVVVGLLSVQLIKRFGIKTMTGEPVHIAPKVFHKGQIYGGLIFGLGWAITGACPGPLFAQIGSGYVLVAVTLLSALAGTWLYGYFREKLPQ
- a CDS encoding TIGR04282 family arsenosugar biosynthesis glycosyltransferase, with the protein product MTANRLIVFVKNPIPGQVKTRIARTVGDARAVEVYRHLLAYTQQLVKGFATGCVVYYGDFINPDDGWNGYPKQQQTGIDLGERMLNAFQEQFASGAKKVIIIGSDCLDITPDQISRAIDVLDTVDVVIGPATDGGYYLLGMNRPRPFLFRDMPWSQPELCQLTELAVLQHNLTFVRLDELNDIDEWADYERYV
- a CDS encoding purine-nucleoside phosphorylase, with the protein product MLEQIQQATQFIQSKTQRTPRIGIILGTGLGALAKELIIETTLSYETIPHFPLSTVEFHSGKLLLGTLEGKPVVVMQGRFHYYEGYSMQQVTFPVRVMHALGVRTLLVSNAAGGMNPDFQTTDLMVIEDHISLLLPQNPLVGPNPPEFGDRFPDMSEPYSKSLIDLAFILAANLGIPLKRGVYVSVTGPQLETRAEYRMLRQWGADAVGMSTVPEVIVANQMGMAVFGASVITDMCFPDTLEKADITKIIAAAGTAEPKLTALMKALVGQLND
- a CDS encoding glycoside hydrolase family 43 protein, producing MEQTSYQNPLVSTDFPDPSVLFVHQKGYYAYATHDQFSPTQANILLRRSPDLIHWSEPTGALVAKPVWARKCERFWCPQVVYVNGQYRLYYAAESDAKDGMHLALALSDTPDNFVDIGVPLSDSNGSYAMIDPCFFADPKTGRHYLYYGSAHEPIRAIELAADGRTFIGSPTDVLWPRPGVPFETLREGAFVTYVSAWDRYFLWISGDNTWATNGYAVSVYWSTNPVRDFAPIPEPHSILKPNEHWDSPGQACVLPDAAGVDWLIYHAVDTTDRYITGTNFFLRKMCMDRIVYSAEGWPSIATNSPSFDRQPGPTTEHQSFS